The Chryseobacterium sp. 52 genome includes a region encoding these proteins:
- a CDS encoding serine hydrolase domain-containing protein — protein sequence MKKISLLALSVYSVFCLAQQSLKEKINLQSIVDNAAQKMVEKPLINAVSIGIVYQGQEYIGHYGELEKGKANLPTDQTIYEIGSLSKTFTGTLVAKAVLDKKLRLEDPVQKYLSEDYPNLKFNNHPVLIKDLVTHTSGLPSMLPLPINQFFKDFTNKKTPENINNALKNYTQKDFLRDLHTIKIDTIPGYKFSYSNAGIELLSAVLEKVYQKKFEVILKEYLAQHIQMKNTTITLTKKEEENLAVGYHYNYNDITIKMPALSWGSSGNIKSTLPDMMKYLTYQLKDNPEIAESHQPLVKVNETFSSGYAWRVIKDEKLGLYYKHHGGVFRAQCFISIIPKYNLGVFIITNQSGTNTAKDMQDTLNEIFEKLSVL from the coding sequence ATGAAAAAAATAAGCCTTTTAGCTTTATCTGTATACTCAGTATTTTGTTTAGCGCAACAATCATTAAAAGAAAAAATCAATCTTCAATCTATTGTCGACAATGCTGCTCAGAAGATGGTGGAAAAACCATTGATTAATGCAGTCTCCATCGGAATCGTTTATCAGGGGCAGGAATATATCGGACATTATGGTGAACTGGAAAAAGGAAAAGCCAATCTGCCAACTGATCAAACCATCTATGAAATTGGGTCATTGAGTAAAACATTTACAGGAACATTAGTTGCAAAAGCGGTGTTGGATAAAAAACTACGTCTTGAGGATCCTGTTCAAAAGTATTTATCTGAGGATTATCCTAATTTAAAATTTAATAACCATCCCGTTCTTATAAAAGATCTGGTGACGCATACCAGCGGATTACCCTCTATGCTGCCTTTACCTATCAATCAGTTTTTTAAAGATTTCACCAATAAAAAAACGCCTGAAAACATTAATAATGCGTTGAAAAATTACACTCAAAAAGATTTTTTAAGAGATTTGCATACCATTAAAATCGATACGATTCCGGGATATAAATTCTCCTATTCAAATGCAGGAATTGAATTATTGAGTGCCGTATTGGAAAAAGTATATCAGAAAAAGTTTGAGGTTATATTAAAAGAATATTTAGCTCAACATATTCAGATGAAAAACACGACTATTACGCTGACAAAAAAAGAAGAAGAAAATCTTGCAGTAGGTTACCATTATAATTATAACGACATAACAATAAAAATGCCTGCATTATCCTGGGGTTCATCCGGCAATATAAAAAGCACCCTTCCGGACATGATGAAATATCTTACCTATCAGTTGAAAGACAATCCCGAAATTGCAGAATCTCATCAGCCATTGGTGAAAGTTAATGAGACATTCAGCTCAGGATATGCCTGGAGAGTCATTAAAGATGAAAAATTAGGGTTATACTATAAGCATCACGGTGGAGTTTTTCGTGCACAATGTTTCATCAGTATCATTCCGAAATATAATCTGGGCGTCTTTATTATAACCAACCAGAGTGGTACAAACACGGCAAAAGATATGCAGGATACATTAAATGAAATATTTGAAAAGTTATCAGTATTATAA
- a CDS encoding GNAT family N-acetyltransferase, which translates to MEKFTFNKIHSGSAVPYELLLLADETVEAINTYISDCDIYLLNHQAQDIAVIALHPNNTTELEIKNMAVTESFRNQGIGSILINKAKEIAKENDYATLIAGTSDTGFQQIRFYEKNGFIKKGMRKDFFIENYPSPIYENGLQMRDMIILEFLIP; encoded by the coding sequence ATGGAGAAATTCACTTTTAATAAGATTCATTCCGGTTCGGCTGTTCCGTATGAATTGCTGCTGCTTGCGGACGAAACTGTTGAAGCCATCAACACCTATATTTCTGATTGTGATATTTATCTTTTAAATCATCAGGCTCAGGATATTGCTGTCATCGCTCTGCATCCAAACAATACTACAGAATTAGAGATCAAAAACATGGCCGTCACTGAAAGTTTCAGAAACCAGGGAATCGGAAGTATTCTGATCAATAAGGCAAAAGAAATAGCTAAGGAAAATGATTATGCTACTTTGATTGCAGGAACTTCAGATACCGGATTTCAGCAGATCAGATTCTACGAAAAGAATGGTTTTATAAAAAAGGGAATGCGTAAAGATTTTTTTATAGAAAATTACCCATCCCCCATTTATGAAAACGGATTACAAATGCGCGACATGATCATATTGGAATTTTTGATTCCTTAA
- a CDS encoding DNA alkylation repair protein gives MTASQFIEKLSTFRNDQEIDKVEKFFKGNDRVTQHFGVKFGDVFNTAKEFSSMSLEEIDKLLDNDFYEVRMGAVSIMDFQAANKKTSEEKKKELFDLYLNRHDRLNNWDFVDRGACHIIGEYLIDKPRDILYQLAESEDPWERRTAVVSTHAFIRKNDTEDTFKIAEILVHDSNELVNKAVGSWIREAGKKNPKRLNHFLDQYVETMSVATFSYAIEKLDPETKKHYKELRKKR, from the coding sequence ATGACTGCATCACAATTCATAGAAAAGCTATCGACTTTCAGAAATGATCAAGAAATTGATAAGGTGGAAAAGTTTTTCAAAGGAAATGACCGGGTTACACAACATTTCGGAGTGAAATTCGGGGATGTTTTTAATACCGCAAAAGAGTTTTCTTCGATGTCACTGGAAGAGATTGATAAACTCCTGGATAACGATTTTTATGAAGTGAGAATGGGGGCGGTGAGCATTATGGATTTCCAGGCCGCTAACAAAAAAACGTCTGAAGAAAAGAAAAAAGAACTTTTTGATCTGTATTTAAATCGGCATGACCGTTTAAACAACTGGGATTTTGTAGATCGTGGAGCATGCCATATCATTGGCGAATATTTAATTGACAAACCAAGAGATATTTTATATCAGCTGGCTGAATCTGAAGACCCCTGGGAAAGAAGAACAGCAGTGGTAAGTACCCATGCTTTTATCAGGAAAAATGATACGGAAGATACCTTTAAGATCGCAGAAATCCTTGTTCATGATTCCAATGAGCTGGTCAATAAAGCTGTTGGAAGCTGGATCAGAGAAGCCGGAAAGAAAAATCCCAAAAGACTGAACCATTTTCTGGATCAATATGTAGAAACAATGTCTGTTGCTACATTTTCTTACGCAATAGAAAAGCTTGATCCCGAAACGAAAAAGCACTACAAAGAACTCCGTAAGAAAAGGTAA
- a CDS encoding UDP-N-acetylmuramate--L-alanine ligase, translating into MKTHFIAIGGSAMHNLAIALKDKGYQVTGSDDAIFEPSKSRLEKKGILPQEMGWFPEKITADIDAIILGMHAHQDNPELARAKELGLKIYSYPEFLYEQSKTKTRVVIAGSHGKTTITSMILHVLNFHRKEVDFMVGAQLEGFDCMVKLTQDNDFMVLEGDEYLSSPIDLRSKFLLYQPNIALLSGIAWDHINVFKTFDDYIDQFRKFVASITAGGVLVYNEEDAEVVKVVEAAENYFRKIPYKTPEYEITNGQVYLKTEMGDVPLSVFGAHNLLNLEGARHICHTLGIMDEDFYEAIMSFKGASKRLEKVEREDKGTLYKDFAHAPSKVKAAVKAFCEQFKKEKKYGFLELHTYSSLNPVFLEQYDHAMDGLDEAVVFYSEDALKIKRMEPISPEFIKEKFKNDTLKVFTRAEDLHAYWNTLDKAQGVFLMMSSGNFGGLDLTK; encoded by the coding sequence AAGGAATTCTGCCTCAGGAAATGGGCTGGTTCCCGGAAAAAATCACAGCAGATATTGATGCTATTATCCTTGGAATGCATGCACATCAGGATAATCCTGAACTGGCAAGAGCAAAAGAGCTGGGTTTAAAAATTTATTCCTATCCTGAATTTCTTTACGAACAGTCAAAAACCAAAACAAGAGTGGTTATCGCCGGATCACACGGTAAAACAACGATTACTTCCATGATTCTTCATGTCCTGAATTTTCACCGGAAAGAGGTGGATTTTATGGTGGGTGCACAGCTGGAAGGTTTTGATTGTATGGTAAAACTTACTCAGGACAACGATTTTATGGTATTGGAAGGGGATGAATATCTTTCCTCTCCCATCGATCTTCGTTCAAAGTTTCTTCTGTATCAGCCAAATATTGCTTTATTGAGCGGTATTGCATGGGACCACATCAATGTATTCAAGACATTTGACGATTATATAGATCAGTTCAGAAAATTCGTTGCCAGCATCACTGCAGGTGGTGTTCTGGTATACAATGAAGAAGATGCAGAGGTGGTAAAAGTAGTGGAAGCCGCTGAAAATTACTTCAGAAAAATTCCTTACAAAACCCCTGAATACGAAATCACAAACGGACAGGTTTACTTAAAAACCGAAATGGGAGATGTTCCTCTTTCTGTTTTTGGAGCTCATAACCTACTGAATCTGGAGGGCGCAAGACATATTTGCCACACGCTAGGCATTATGGATGAAGATTTCTACGAAGCCATTATGAGCTTTAAAGGAGCTTCCAAACGTCTTGAAAAAGTAGAAAGAGAAGATAAAGGAACGCTGTATAAAGATTTTGCCCATGCACCCAGCAAAGTAAAGGCTGCTGTTAAGGCTTTCTGTGAGCAGTTTAAAAAGGAAAAGAAGTATGGCTTTCTTGAGCTTCATACCTATTCAAGTTTAAATCCTGTCTTTTTAGAGCAGTATGATCACGCCATGGATGGTTTGGATGAAGCTGTCGTTTTCTATTCTGAAGATGCCTTAAAGATCAAAAGAATGGAACCTATCTCACCGGAATTTATTAAAGAAAAGTTCAAAAATGATACTTTAAAAGTATTTACCCGTGCTGAAGATCTTCATGCATACTGGAATACTTTAGACAAAGCTCAGGGCGTTTTCCTCATGATGAGCTCCGGAAATTTCGGAGGCCTGGATCTGACGAAATAA
- a CDS encoding NAD(P)H-dependent flavin oxidoreductase, with translation MFWTDTISKRLKIKYPVIQAPMFGVSTPQMVAAASGTGCLGSLALADLSADQSIELIRETKKLTDQPFAANIFVHQIPEITDALKEKFLKTQQFITRLAKDNHIDVTLPNLEDIKISSYHEQIDGIIEEGCKILSFTFGNPDDKSIQKLKENGVVLIGTCTSVEEALILEKSGIDMISVQGIEAGGHRGSFEAENIPMIGGMSLLSEVFDHVKVPLIYAGGIYNGRTLRAAKELGAQGFQVGSILLGSKESALQPFEKERLNQAVEKDIILTRSFSGRYARGIKNKFIENLEDSEYILPYPYQNKLTNELRRISKTLHNTDFVGIWAGQSIHEYSALSTENILKNLIAGAEDY, from the coding sequence ATGTTCTGGACGGATACCATCAGCAAAAGATTAAAGATAAAATACCCTGTCATTCAGGCTCCGATGTTCGGAGTAAGCACTCCTCAGATGGTTGCTGCTGCTTCAGGAACAGGATGTCTGGGATCACTGGCATTAGCCGACCTTTCAGCCGATCAGTCAATTGAATTGATCCGGGAAACCAAAAAACTGACTGATCAGCCATTTGCTGCCAATATTTTCGTACATCAAATACCGGAAATTACCGATGCTCTGAAAGAAAAATTTCTTAAAACCCAACAGTTTATCACCCGGCTGGCAAAAGACAATCATATTGACGTTACGCTTCCAAACCTTGAAGATATTAAGATAAGCAGTTATCATGAGCAAATAGATGGTATTATTGAAGAAGGCTGTAAAATATTGAGTTTTACTTTCGGAAATCCGGACGATAAAAGCATCCAAAAGCTGAAAGAAAACGGAGTTGTTCTCATTGGGACATGTACTTCGGTTGAAGAGGCTTTAATTCTTGAGAAATCAGGAATCGATATGATCAGCGTGCAGGGAATTGAAGCCGGAGGGCACAGAGGAAGTTTCGAGGCTGAAAATATTCCGATGATAGGAGGAATGTCTCTGCTTTCTGAGGTTTTTGATCATGTAAAAGTTCCCCTGATCTATGCCGGAGGAATTTATAACGGAAGGACTTTAAGAGCCGCAAAAGAACTTGGAGCCCAAGGGTTTCAGGTCGGAAGTATTTTGTTGGGATCTAAAGAAAGTGCATTGCAGCCATTCGAAAAAGAAAGGCTGAACCAGGCCGTGGAAAAAGATATTATACTGACAAGAAGCTTTTCAGGGCGATATGCAAGGGGGATTAAAAATAAATTTATTGAAAACCTCGAAGATTCTGAATATATCTTGCCCTATCCATATCAGAATAAACTGACCAATGAACTGCGCCGTATTTCAAAGACTTTACACAATACAGATTTTGTGGGGATTTGGGCAGGACAGTCTATTCATGAGTACAGTGCATTGTCTACAGAAAATATTCTGAAAAATCTCATAGCCGGAGCAGAAGATTATTAG
- a CDS encoding alpha/beta fold hydrolase: protein MKKATLFIFLLLSVLSLAQLQTVKIDTLLTVEIGGIKQAIEIKTDDSNKPILLFLSGGPGSSMIKGAGSFTHILKNKFTIVQWDQRDAGKTLALNPSPIQPSVELMGKDTYEVINFLLKKLNQKKLYLLGSSWGNALGFYMVRNHPELLHAYYAVNPVISQLASEKELLKTLKTHFKDNAVAMEELEKVNFPFTSDEHMFYLRKWLFYKDGKEYVTSDDFKKGFLQWSKTWSPAWNEVMKIDLPKTLKKVDCPVYFFVGKNDIQTLTSITKRYYDQLKAPKKDLFMFENSGHQIHKDESEKFQNTIIQTLD from the coding sequence ATGAAAAAAGCAACTCTTTTTATTTTTTTACTGTTATCAGTATTGAGTCTGGCACAATTACAAACCGTAAAAATAGACACTCTTTTAACCGTAGAAATTGGCGGAATAAAACAGGCGATAGAAATTAAAACAGATGATTCTAACAAGCCGATACTTCTTTTTTTATCAGGCGGCCCCGGAAGTTCTATGATTAAGGGTGCAGGCTCTTTTACTCATATTTTAAAAAATAAATTTACGATTGTTCAGTGGGATCAGAGAGATGCCGGAAAAACATTAGCCTTAAATCCTTCCCCTATTCAACCTTCAGTGGAACTTATGGGAAAAGATACGTATGAAGTTATTAATTTCCTGCTCAAGAAGCTGAACCAGAAAAAGCTTTATTTATTAGGCAGCTCCTGGGGAAATGCTTTAGGCTTTTATATGGTTAGAAATCATCCTGAATTATTACATGCTTATTATGCTGTGAATCCGGTAATCAGTCAGCTGGCAAGCGAGAAGGAATTGCTTAAAACATTAAAAACTCATTTTAAAGACAACGCTGTTGCCATGGAAGAATTGGAAAAAGTAAATTTTCCTTTTACCAGTGACGAACATATGTTCTATTTAAGAAAGTGGCTTTTTTACAAAGATGGTAAGGAATATGTAACCTCTGATGATTTCAAAAAGGGCTTTCTTCAATGGTCAAAAACATGGTCACCTGCATGGAACGAAGTCATGAAAATTGATTTACCAAAAACGTTAAAGAAAGTCGACTGCCCAGTTTATTTTTTCGTGGGTAAAAACGATATACAAACTTTAACGTCTATAACAAAAAGATATTATGATCAATTGAAAGCCCCAAAGAAAGATTTATTTATGTTTGAAAACTCGGGGCATCAAATTCATAAAGATGAATCAGAAAAGTTCCAAAATACAATCATTCAAACATTAGATTAA
- a CDS encoding aldo/keto reductase: protein MQKKTYTGQPVVTLNNGVDIPALGFGVWQMENLEECEKAVIKAIHTGYRMIDTAAIYQNETAVGQAVKDSGVSRDELFITSKVWVQDHGYEQAKKAFQRTVDRLQMDYLDMYLIHWPYGDFLGTWKALEELYSEGKIKAIGVCNFTVEKLEELKASSTVLPVINQIELHPVFQQKELQEYDRENNIVTQPWSPLGNGNADLLNNSQLKAIAEKYNKTVAQVILRWHLQEGFVVIPKSVTPSRIEENFNVFDFELTEDELNIVRSLDTGKRLFFDPKDPEWEQKMLKAVADI from the coding sequence ATGCAAAAGAAAACATACACAGGGCAGCCTGTAGTAACATTAAATAATGGGGTGGATATTCCTGCTTTAGGGTTTGGAGTCTGGCAGATGGAAAATCTGGAAGAATGTGAAAAAGCTGTGATCAAAGCCATCCATACAGGATACAGAATGATTGATACGGCAGCTATTTACCAGAACGAAACAGCAGTAGGTCAGGCAGTGAAAGACAGTGGTGTTAGCAGAGACGAGCTGTTTATTACCTCAAAAGTCTGGGTTCAGGATCATGGCTACGAACAGGCAAAAAAAGCATTTCAAAGAACAGTAGACAGACTGCAGATGGATTATCTGGATATGTACCTTATCCATTGGCCGTATGGAGATTTTCTGGGAACCTGGAAAGCTTTGGAGGAACTGTATAGCGAAGGAAAGATCAAAGCGATTGGCGTGTGCAACTTTACAGTGGAGAAATTAGAAGAATTAAAAGCCAGTTCAACGGTTCTTCCGGTAATCAACCAGATTGAACTTCATCCGGTGTTCCAGCAGAAAGAACTGCAGGAGTATGACCGGGAAAATAATATCGTAACGCAGCCATGGAGTCCGCTTGGCAATGGAAATGCAGACCTTTTAAACAATTCCCAGTTAAAAGCTATTGCTGAAAAATATAATAAAACCGTAGCTCAGGTGATTTTAAGATGGCATCTGCAGGAAGGATTTGTTGTCATTCCGAAGTCTGTAACGCCTTCCAGAATTGAAGAAAACTTTAATGTTTTTGATTTTGAACTGACTGAGGATGAACTGAACATCGTTCGTTCTTTAGATACGGGAAAAAGATTATTCTTTGATCCTAAAGATCCTGAGTGGGAACAGAAGATGCTGAAAGCTGTAGCAGATATTTAA
- a CDS encoding LysR family transcriptional regulator codes for MVNLEWYRTFKAIYKTGTLTGAADSLFISQPGVSLHLSSLEAYVGYKLFDRTGRKMIPTERGKVLFNAVSEPISKLEDVEKNFQKSTEKLTPTISVGMCFETFQTTLEQYVSTLPFNLIISFGEYPEMLDQLDKGILDLIITPKKGVSPNIEHEAFSSEQIILVGGKDVDRESFKQTLKTKGVEHIKEWLKQEKWYGTTGDMEHLFQFWIMNFGHKPNFRPNYIVPNLNSIIRCLKGGTGLAVIPNFLCKNEIASGDIQMIWEGEKKLENTLYFGCRKKTNYQSEIDHIKGLFRQVMSKVETPVNS; via the coding sequence ATGGTCAATCTAGAATGGTACCGCACTTTTAAAGCGATATACAAAACCGGAACCCTCACGGGGGCAGCAGATTCTCTGTTCATTTCCCAACCCGGTGTAAGCCTTCACTTAAGTTCATTGGAAGCTTATGTAGGATATAAATTGTTTGACAGAACCGGGCGGAAAATGATCCCCACCGAAAGAGGAAAAGTATTATTTAATGCTGTTTCCGAGCCTATTTCAAAGTTGGAAGATGTAGAGAAAAATTTCCAGAAATCTACAGAAAAACTAACGCCTACAATCAGTGTGGGAATGTGTTTTGAAACGTTTCAGACTACGTTGGAGCAGTATGTTTCCACGTTACCTTTTAATCTTATCATCAGTTTTGGAGAATATCCTGAAATGCTGGATCAATTGGATAAAGGAATTTTGGACCTGATCATTACCCCGAAAAAAGGAGTGTCTCCCAATATTGAACATGAAGCATTTTCTTCTGAACAAATCATTCTGGTAGGTGGAAAAGATGTGGATAGAGAAAGTTTTAAACAAACACTTAAAACCAAAGGGGTAGAACATATTAAGGAATGGCTGAAACAGGAAAAATGGTACGGAACAACAGGTGATATGGAACATCTTTTTCAGTTCTGGATCATGAATTTCGGACATAAACCGAATTTCCGCCCTAATTATATTGTTCCGAATTTAAACTCAATCATCCGATGTTTAAAAGGAGGAACCGGTTTGGCTGTTATCCCTAATTTCTTATGTAAAAACGAAATAGCAAGCGGAGACATTCAAATGATCTGGGAAGGGGAGAAGAAGCTTGAAAATACCCTGTATTTCGGGTGTAGAAAAAAAACAAACTATCAGTCTGAGATTGATCATATCAAAGGATTGTTTCGACAGGTGATGAGTAAAGTTGAAACTCCAGTTAATTCATGA
- a CDS encoding GNAT family N-acetyltransferase, with amino-acid sequence MSHFIRLAQAEDYPRIMEIWESAVQATHDFLAEADFMYFKEAIPGDYLPNLEVYLIIENDKSEGFASVADGNLEMLFIHNDTRGKGYGKKLYEFMKEKTGLTKVDVNEQNPQAIGFYEKMGFKKIGRSEKDGSGKDYPIIHMSL; translated from the coding sequence ATGTCACACTTTATCAGATTGGCGCAGGCTGAAGATTATCCGAGAATAATGGAGATCTGGGAATCTGCTGTCCAAGCCACCCATGACTTCCTTGCTGAAGCAGATTTTATGTATTTCAAAGAAGCAATCCCCGGAGATTATCTTCCGAATCTGGAAGTCTATTTAATAATTGAGAATGATAAAAGTGAAGGTTTTGCTTCTGTAGCTGATGGGAATCTGGAAATGCTTTTCATCCATAATGATACCCGGGGAAAAGGTTATGGCAAAAAGCTGTATGAATTTATGAAGGAGAAAACAGGGCTGACCAAGGTGGATGTGAATGAACAGAATCCCCAGGCTATTGGTTTTTATGAAAAAATGGGCTTTAAAAAAATCGGAAGATCGGAAAAGGATGGTTCAGGAAAAGACTATCCTATCATTCATATGAGTCTGTAA
- a CDS encoding lipocalin family protein gives MKKILLPLALFAIMGCNGHDEDREDDQPTMKGMWKMNKVEAYKSSIKQTETKISTGCSAENTHEFRSADMTTVNYAKQNNECAPYETVTRKYTYDQKTKKFWYEGEQDYPYIVSQLTSVSMIFESNGDNIDGDGKNDVVKYYFDRIK, from the coding sequence ATGAAAAAAATACTTTTGCCGTTGGCTCTGTTCGCTATTATGGGATGTAACGGGCATGATGAGGACCGGGAAGATGATCAGCCGACAATGAAAGGAATGTGGAAAATGAATAAAGTAGAAGCGTACAAGTCTTCTATAAAGCAAACAGAAACAAAGATTTCAACCGGATGCAGCGCAGAAAATACCCATGAATTCAGATCAGCGGATATGACGACCGTTAACTATGCCAAACAGAATAATGAATGCGCTCCGTACGAAACGGTGACAAGGAAATATACATACGACCAAAAGACCAAAAAATTCTGGTATGAAGGTGAGCAGGATTATCCTTACATAGTTTCTCAGTTAACATCCGTAAGTATGATATTCGAAAGTAATGGGGATAATATTGATGGAGACGGCAAGAATGATGTTGTTAAATATTATTTTGATAGAATTAAATAA
- a CDS encoding GNAT family N-acetyltransferase, producing the protein MKKIIETERLLLRELVINDAESFYELNLNPNVIKYTGNLPFATIEEARHFLQHYKDYQKNGYGRWAVINKSDHEFLGWCGLKYDETTGETDIGFRFFEKYWSKGFATESAKACLMYGFEKLNLEKIIGRAMSANIASIRVLEKMGLRFEKDFDFDGYKGVVYTIEKAEAPAFKF; encoded by the coding sequence ATAAAAAAAATTATAGAAACGGAGAGGCTTTTACTTCGGGAATTAGTGATAAACGATGCAGAAAGTTTTTATGAACTTAATCTTAATCCTAATGTTATAAAATATACTGGGAATTTACCATTTGCGACTATCGAAGAAGCCAGACATTTTTTGCAGCATTATAAAGACTACCAGAAAAATGGGTATGGAAGATGGGCTGTGATTAATAAATCGGATCATGAATTTTTAGGATGGTGTGGTTTAAAGTATGATGAAACAACCGGTGAAACGGATATAGGCTTTAGATTTTTTGAAAAATACTGGAGCAAAGGTTTTGCCACAGAAAGTGCAAAGGCCTGTCTGATGTATGGATTTGAAAAATTAAACCTGGAGAAAATTATCGGAAGGGCTATGTCTGCTAATATTGCATCTATAAGAGTATTAGAGAAAATGGGTCTCAGGTTTGAAAAAGATTTTGATTTTGACGGATACAAAGGGGTCGTATACACAATTGAAAAAGCTGAAGCACCAGCTTTTAAATTTTAA